The following are encoded together in the Verrucomicrobiota bacterium genome:
- the recG gene encoding ATP-dependent DNA helicase RecG, with the protein MPSSLVAFVAFFGLWHFQGMTDVLDQPLTDLAWYTLVKSKSAPVERLGIRTWRDLLEHYPRRLEDRTRFPRFPNGATPQPVCLRGVVKKVSGRFVRGRKIVEVILEEGGSTALSCRLTCRWFNQPYIQKVLADGLELIVYGRPKEFKNRIYIDHPEFEVIDAGADDENRIHLDRITPIYPLTEGVKQRALRALMFAAVNALADTSSGTVLPHPAFRLDQRSAYRQIHFPGDEAQWTAAREELALAELVSMQTVVARRRRFTMALEGKVHAASGDLVERFLHLLPYEPTKAQRRAIDDVYRDLASERMMNRLLQGDVGAGKTLVAIASMLHAVEAGFQAVLMVPTQVLAEQHYRNLLTWLAPLKLKVALRTGNKQELSFLELEGRADIVIGTHALLFALDELENVGLVVIDEQHKFGVLQRAKLLQRTPVPDLLVMTATPIPRTLAMTVYGDLDVSVLDEKPSNRRPIITRVRSSEKIPEAALFIQERLAAGRQAYIVYPVIDESENISAKAATVEFARWEKLVAPARCGLLHGRLAPDDRERVMNGFRNGNIQVLICTSVVEVGVDVPNATVMVIENSERFGLAQLHQLRGRIGRGKHQSYCILLSESSDPEAAEKLQVLEQSDNGFEIAEADLRIRGPGDLLGTAQSGLPPLRLANLVTDRRLVDQAKGIAEEITTKDPDLRSPRLARLRRVIEETGKTGTGLAN; encoded by the coding sequence ATGCCCTCTTCACTTGTGGCATTCGTGGCATTTTTCGGCTTGTGGCATTTTCAAGGTATGACCGACGTTTTGGATCAACCGCTCACGGATCTTGCGTGGTACACCCTGGTCAAGAGCAAGAGCGCGCCGGTCGAACGGCTCGGAATCCGTACCTGGCGCGATCTGCTCGAGCATTACCCGCGCCGGCTCGAGGATCGGACCCGGTTTCCCCGATTCCCGAACGGCGCAACCCCGCAGCCGGTCTGCCTGCGGGGGGTGGTTAAGAAGGTGTCCGGCCGTTTTGTGCGCGGGCGCAAGATCGTCGAGGTGATCCTGGAAGAAGGCGGGTCGACTGCGTTGAGCTGCCGTCTGACCTGCCGCTGGTTTAATCAACCCTACATTCAGAAGGTGCTGGCCGACGGCCTGGAACTGATCGTGTACGGACGCCCAAAGGAGTTCAAAAACCGGATCTACATCGATCACCCGGAGTTTGAGGTTATTGACGCCGGGGCGGATGATGAGAACCGGATCCACCTGGACCGGATCACGCCGATCTACCCGTTGACGGAGGGCGTGAAGCAGCGGGCGTTGCGTGCCCTGATGTTTGCGGCCGTGAATGCACTTGCCGATACCAGTTCCGGGACGGTGCTGCCGCATCCGGCCTTCAGGCTGGATCAGCGCAGCGCCTACCGTCAGATCCATTTTCCCGGCGATGAAGCGCAATGGACGGCGGCACGGGAAGAACTGGCGCTGGCGGAACTCGTGTCGATGCAGACGGTGGTGGCACGGCGGCGCCGGTTCACGATGGCCCTGGAAGGAAAGGTTCACGCGGCGTCGGGGGACCTGGTCGAGCGGTTCTTGCACCTGCTGCCTTACGAGCCGACCAAGGCGCAACGCCGGGCGATCGACGACGTTTACCGGGACCTGGCGAGCGAACGAATGATGAACCGGTTGTTGCAGGGCGATGTCGGTGCGGGCAAGACGCTGGTTGCGATCGCGTCGATGTTGCACGCGGTTGAGGCCGGTTTTCAGGCGGTGCTCATGGTGCCGACCCAGGTGCTGGCAGAGCAGCATTACCGTAACCTGCTGACATGGCTGGCGCCGTTGAAGCTGAAGGTAGCCCTGAGGACCGGCAACAAACAGGAGCTCTCGTTCCTGGAACTGGAGGGCCGCGCCGATATTGTGATTGGCACCCACGCGCTTCTGTTCGCCTTGGACGAACTGGAAAACGTGGGGTTGGTAGTCATTGACGAGCAGCACAAATTCGGCGTCCTGCAGCGGGCCAAACTATTGCAGCGCACCCCGGTGCCCGATCTGCTGGTGATGACGGCTACGCCGATCCCGCGAACCCTGGCGATGACGGTTTACGGCGACCTCGACGTTTCCGTGCTGGACGAAAAACCGTCGAACCGCCGACCGATCATCACCCGGGTTCGGTCCTCGGAAAAGATCCCCGAGGCGGCTTTGTTTATCCAGGAACGGCTTGCGGCGGGCCGTCAGGCTTACATCGTTTACCCGGTTATCGACGAGTCCGAAAACATCTCGGCCAAAGCCGCGACGGTTGAATTCGCGCGTTGGGAGAAATTGGTGGCACCGGCCCGGTGCGGACTCTTACACGGCCGGCTGGCCCCTGACGACAGGGAAAGGGTGATGAACGGTTTTCGAAATGGAAACATCCAGGTGCTGATCTGCACCAGCGTGGTGGAAGTAGGCGTCGACGTGCCTAACGCGACGGTGATGGTCATCGAGAACAGCGAACGTTTCGGCCTGGCCCAGCTGCACCAGCTGCGCGGCCGGATCGGACGCGGCAAACATCAGAGTTATTGTATTCTGCTGTCGGAAAGTTCCGACCCGGAGGCGGCGGAGAAACTGCAGGTTCTCGAGCAGAGCGATAACGGGTTTGAGATTGCCGAGGCGGACCTGCGAATCCGCGGCCCCGGCGACCTGCTTGGCACCGCGCAGAGCGGCCTGCCGCCGCTGCGGTTGGCTAACCTCGTGACCGACCGGCGGTTAGTTGACCAGGCGAAAGGGATCGCCGAAGAAATTACCACCAAGGATCCCGACCTCCGGTCACCCCGGCTTGCCCGGCTCCGGCGCGTCATAGAGGAAACTGGTAAAACGGGGACCGGGCTGGCTAATTAG
- the recJ gene encoding single-stranded-DNA-specific exonuclease RecJ, with protein MTPRWRFPSAADQRAAAALADELKIAPFLASFLVRVGSAEPDSAVRFLHPRLKNLSDPVLLPGIKEAVGCIFRAVDQRRKIVLYGDYDVDGVTSVALLTRVLRAYGIEPGRFLPHRVEEGYGLTREGVRRCLEAHRPQLLIALDCGTSAAAQIAELQAAGVEVIVIDHHETNDGVPRCTAFVNPKDPGAGASFRYLCTAGVTFKLCHALLRERRPAGFDLKDCLDLVAVGTVADLVPLIEENRILVAAGLQQLECTRWAGLQALKQVAAVPAAIRPVHVGFRLGPRLNAAGRLGAASDALDLLLCDDAIQAGRLARQLDLQNRERQKIEETTLRQALELATADGDPLERAAIVVGAKGWHPGVVGIVASRLARRFHRPTLVIGFGEDGSGKGSGRSISGFSLVKALEQCAGHLAAYGGHEMAAGLSLPFDALDRFSAQFLRIARASLDDEQLRPVLKVTSTVDGCDLENGLWQAHELLQPFGIGNPQPLLCLPEVWPAEQPRVMKAKHRLLKLRHHGQVLRAIHFNGAEALLPPPPWDVAFYLEANEYLGRVEPQIQVEAIRGAEPCGG; from the coding sequence ATGACGCCGAGGTGGAGATTTCCCAGCGCAGCCGATCAACGGGCTGCGGCCGCCCTGGCCGACGAGCTGAAGATCGCGCCGTTTCTGGCTTCATTTCTGGTCCGGGTCGGGTCGGCGGAACCGGATTCCGCGGTCCGTTTCCTTCATCCGCGGCTGAAGAACCTGAGCGATCCGGTGCTCTTGCCCGGCATCAAGGAGGCCGTTGGGTGCATTTTTCGCGCTGTTGATCAACGTCGGAAAATCGTGTTGTACGGCGATTACGACGTGGACGGGGTTACCTCGGTCGCGCTCTTGACGCGGGTTCTGCGAGCCTACGGGATCGAGCCGGGACGCTTTCTTCCGCACCGGGTGGAGGAAGGGTACGGTCTGACGCGGGAAGGGGTGCGGCGCTGCCTTGAAGCGCATCGGCCGCAGCTACTGATCGCGCTTGACTGCGGCACCAGTGCGGCCGCGCAGATTGCTGAGCTGCAGGCGGCCGGAGTCGAGGTGATCGTCATCGATCACCATGAGACGAACGATGGCGTGCCGCGGTGTACCGCGTTCGTGAATCCGAAGGATCCCGGCGCCGGGGCGTCTTTTCGTTATCTCTGCACGGCAGGGGTGACGTTCAAGCTTTGTCATGCCCTGCTGAGAGAACGCAGGCCGGCCGGGTTCGACCTGAAGGACTGCCTGGACCTGGTCGCGGTAGGAACCGTGGCCGACCTGGTGCCCTTGATAGAAGAGAACCGGATCCTGGTTGCTGCCGGCCTGCAGCAGCTCGAATGCACGCGCTGGGCCGGGCTGCAGGCGTTGAAACAGGTGGCGGCGGTCCCTGCGGCAATCCGGCCGGTCCACGTCGGGTTCCGGTTGGGTCCGCGCCTCAATGCAGCCGGACGCCTCGGGGCTGCTTCGGACGCGTTGGACCTGTTGCTCTGCGATGATGCGATTCAAGCCGGCCGGCTGGCCCGGCAGCTCGATCTCCAGAATCGTGAGCGCCAGAAAATTGAAGAAACCACTTTGCGGCAGGCTTTGGAGCTGGCCACCGCGGATGGCGATCCGTTGGAGCGGGCCGCGATCGTGGTGGGAGCCAAGGGCTGGCATCCGGGCGTGGTCGGCATCGTCGCTTCGCGTCTGGCCCGCCGGTTCCACCGGCCGACGCTGGTCATCGGCTTCGGCGAGGATGGTTCCGGCAAGGGAAGCGGCCGCAGCATTTCAGGATTCTCGCTGGTCAAGGCGCTGGAACAATGCGCCGGACACCTCGCGGCCTATGGCGGGCATGAAATGGCGGCGGGTCTCAGCCTTCCTTTCGACGCCCTGGACCGTTTCAGCGCGCAGTTTCTCAGGATCGCCCGGGCAAGCCTGGACGATGAGCAGTTGCGCCCGGTGCTGAAGGTCACGTCGACCGTGGACGGGTGCGACCTTGAGAACGGCCTCTGGCAGGCGCACGAACTACTCCAGCCTTTCGGGATCGGTAACCCGCAGCCGCTCCTTTGCCTGCCCGAGGTGTGGCCGGCGGAGCAACCGCGCGTCATGAAGGCTAAACATCGCTTGTTGAAGCTGCGCCACCACGGGCAGGTTCTGCGGGCGATCCATTTCAATGGGGCCGAAGCCCTGTTGCCGCCGCCGCCCTGGGATGTAGCTTTCTACCTGGAAGCGAACGAGTACCTGGGCCGTGTCGAACCGCAGATTCAGGTCGAAGCCATCCGCGGCGCGGAGCCATGCGGCGGGTAG